A stretch of DNA from Candidatus Polarisedimenticolia bacterium:
AGCGTCTTGCCGTCGGGTGAGAGCGTCAGGCCCAGCTCGTCGAAGGGAATCAGCGATTGTCCCGCGGGAGGATTGATCGTGGCGCGAAAGACCCGAACGGTTGGAGCCGTGCGCGCTACGACGGCGATTCCAAGCCCCAGCGCGGCGAGACCGAGGACCGCGGCCAGCGCCCAGGCCAGCTTCTCGCGGCTCCTGCGGCGCAGCGCCACCGGCGCTGCCACGCCCGCGGATCCCCCCTCGGCAATCCATTGCAGCTCGGCGGCGATGTCATGCGCGCTCTGCCAGCGATCCTCGGGGTCCTTCTCGAGGCAGCGGCGCACCACATGGTCGAGGGCCGGCGGGCTCATCGGGGCGATGGAGGAGATGGGCGCCGGCTGGGAGGAGACGATGGAGGCGATCAGGCTGGTCTTCGATTTCCCTTCGAAGGCGCGCTTGCCGGTGGCCATCTCGTAGAGGACGGCCCCCAGCGCGAACAAATCGGTCCGCGTGTCGGCTTCCGCGCCCTCGAGCTGCTCCGGAGCCATGTATTGAAAGGTGCCGAGGATCGTCCCCTCGGCCGTCAGCGGGCCGCGCGTCGGCATGGCGGTCGGCAGGTGCGAGGCGGAGCCGAAGCCGCTCACCGCCGCCTCCTCCCCCTGCGCCGTCCGAGCCAGGCCGAAATCCAGGAGCTTCGCCCCCGACTTGGTGAGCATGATGTTGCCCGGCTTCAGATCGCGATGCACGATGCCGCGGCGGTGCGCCGCGTCGAGCGCCGAGGCGATCTGGCGCCCCACCTTGAGCACCTCGGGCAGCGCCAGCATGCCGCGATGCAGCCGCTCCGCCAGGGTCTCCCCTTCCAACAGCTCCATCACCAGGTAGTGCAGCGTGGAGCCCTCGGCGGATCCCGGAGAGGTTCCGACGTCATGGAGGATGCAGATGTGCGGGTGGTTCAGGGAGGAAATCGCCTCCGCCTCGCGCTGGAACCGCTGGCGGAACTGCTCGCTGCCCGCGAAGATCGACGGCAGCATCTTCACCGCGACGTCGCGATGGAGGCGGGTGTCGCGCGCCTTGTAGACCTCGCCCATCCCGCCGGCCCCGAGCGGCGCGACGATTTCGTAGGGTCCCAGCCTGGTTCCTGGAGCAAGGCTCATGAGCGCGACAGGATACCCGACTCGAGCGTCGCTATCCAGTGGACAGGGTGCGGCATCACCCGCGCCGAGCTCAGGCGAGGGGGCGGAACTTCGCCGTGAAATGCCGCAGGAACGGCGGACAGAAAGTCATCTCGAGACCGCGCAGCGTCCCCGCGCGGGAGGCCACTTCGGCCGCGATCTCCAGCATCCGATCGACGTGGCTCTGGGTGTAGACGCGGCGCGGCAGCGCCAGGCGCACCAGCTCCAGGCGCGCCGGCGCCGAGGCGGAGTGCTTGCCGGTGCCCCCGAACATCACGCTGCCGATCTCGCACGAGCGGATGCCGCCGGCGAGATACAGCTCGCACGCCAGGGCCTGGCCGGGAAACTGCTCCGGCGGAATGTGCGGCAGGACGCGGCGGGCGTCGATGAAGACGGCGTGGCCGCCCGGGGGCTGCACCGTCGGCAGGCCGAGGCGATCCAGGCCTTCGGCCAGATACCGTATGGTCGCCTGGCGATATTCGAGATAGGACTCGTCGAGGACCTCCTCCAACCCCACCGCCAGCGCTTCCAGGTCGCGGGCGGCGCACCCGCCGTAGGTGGGGAACCCTTCGGTGAGAATCAGGAGGTTGCCCGCTTCGGCAGCGAGCCGGTCGTCGTTGAGCGCCAGGAATCCTCCCATGTTCACCAGCCCGTCCTTCTTGCCGCTGAAGATGCAGCCGTCGGCGAGCCGGAAGATCTCGTGCGCGATCTCGGCGACCGAGCGCCGCTCCTGGCCCGGCTCGCGCTTCTTGATGAAATAAGCGTTCTCGGCGAAGCGGCAGGCGTCCAGGATGAAGGGGATTCCGTGGCGGCGCAGGATGGCGCTGCACTCCCGGATGTTCTCCAGGCTGGCCGGCTGTCCTCCTCCCGTGTTGTTGGTGATCGTGAGCATCGCGAGCGGCATGCGGGCGCGCTCACGGCGGCAGAGCTCCTCCAGGCGGACCAGATCGATGTTCCCCTTGAACGGGTAGCTCGAGGCGGTGTTCCCCGCCTGGTCGACCACCAGGTCGCGCGCCTCTCCCTTGTCGAATTCGATGTTGGCGCGCGTCGTGTCGAAGTGGCTGTTGCTCGGAATGATCGAATCGGGCCGCACGGTGATCTGGAAGAGGATGCGCTCGGCGGCGCGCCCCTGGTGCGTCGGGATGATGTGGCGGTATCCGGTGAGGTCGCGCGCCACCCGCTCGAAGCGCTGAAAGGAGCGCGAGCCGGCATACGACTCGTCGGCAATCATCATCGCGCCCCATTGCGCGGCGCTCATGGCCGAGGTGCCGGAATCGGTCAGCAGGTCGAAGGTGACCCGCTCGGAAGGCAGCCCGAAGAGGTTGTAATCGGCCTCCTGCAACCAGCGCTGCCGCTGCGGCCTCTCGGACAGATTGATTGGCTCGACGACCTTGATGCGAAACGGCTCGATGATGACGGGCACCTTAAGCCTCCATGCGCAGGTTTTTCGCTCGACCTGAACCCAGGCGCCGTCGGGGAACGCAGAGATTGCGCAGCCTCATCGCTCGAAGCCGCCGGCGGACCGGAAATTGCGCAACGATTCGGGTATTTGCAAGCGGCGAGCCACTTGCCGCGCAAAGGACGACCGCTTTGCCGCCACGGGTGGGCCTTCGTCCCGACAAGCCGCAAGCCTTCAGCCGCGCGAGCAACTGGTGTTCGTCGAGCTCTGGCTCTCGAGTGAAGGCGCCGGGTCAGAATGGCCACCACGCTCTCAACTGCCCCGGGGCAAAGTCCGCGTGCGGCGCTTACCTGGAGATCTTGAGGAAGGTGCCTTTCTGAAGCTCGTCGAAGGCCTGGCGCAGCTGCTCCTGGGTGTTCATCACGATGGGGCCATACCAGGCGACCGGCTCCTCGATCGGCCTGCCGGAAACCAGCAGGAACCGAATCCCTTTTTCTCCCGCCTGCACGGTCACCTCGTCGCCGCTGTCGAAGAGGACGAGCGATCGGTTCTCGGCCTCGACGGGCGGCGTGGTGTCGAGCCAGCCCACCGGCTCGGTCGGCACGGCGAGAGGTCCCGAAGCGTTGCAGAACTTGCCGGCACCGGCGAAGACATAGGCGAAGGCGTGACGCGTCGTCTCGACGGGAAAGCTCCTGCGCCGCCCGGGCGGCACCGAGATGTCGAGGTAGACGGGATCCGCGGCGACCCCTTCCACCGGTCCTTTCTTTCCCCAGAAGCTGCCGCAGACGATCCGGACCTGACTGCCGTCGTCATCGGTCACGTGCGGAATCTCCGCCGCTTTCACCTCCTGGTAGCGCGGCGCCGTCATCTTGAGCGAAGAAGGGAGGTTTCCCCACAGCTGGAAGCCATGCATCCTCCCCTGCGGATCTCCCTTGGGCATCTCCTGGTGGATGATGCCGCTGCCGGCCGTCATCCACTGGACGTCTCCGGCCGAGATGACGCCCCGATTTCCCAGGCTGTCGCCGTGCTCTACCCATCCCGAGAGGACATAAGTAATCGTCTCGATCCCCCGATGCGGATGCCACGGGAAACCGGCCAGGTAGTCAGCCGGCCGGTCGTTCCGGAAGTCGTCCAGGAGAAGGAACGGATCGAAATCAGAGGTATTGCCGAAGCCGAAGGCGCGCCGCAGGTGCACTCCGGCCCCTTCGAGGGTGGGCTTGGACTGGATGAGCTTCTTTACCGGTCGTATCGACATGGAAAGCCTCCTTGCCGGAATGAGAGACGAGATGACGCCGCGGGCCGCGCACTGCGAATCAGTCCTCCCGGGGAGAGGGACTCTCGTCCCGCGTGCCGCCGCGCGAGAGACCAATTTGCTCCATTTCGCAAATCCTCTCCGCGTGCGAGCCGACGACCTCGAGAATCGTCCGCCGCCCGCCGCGGCGCACCGGCGCGCAGCAGGCGCGGCGATGCGTGAGATTGGCGAAGCCAACCTCCAGCTTCCCCTTGTTGACGGCCAGCGGCCACAACAGGCAGACCGAGGGCTTGAGAGCGTAGGGATGACCCAGGTGGCGCTCCCCCGCGACATGCAGCGCGCAACCCCCATCGTCGCGCAGGAAGACGCAGGCCCCGTCGAGAACCCGGGTGAAGGTGGAGCGCCCGGACGCAAAGTCAGGGTCCTTCGAGAGGCGCAATCCGAACCAACGCGCGGAATCGCCTCGCGCTCGGGAAGTCATCGCCTCGCTCACGATCCGCGCATGGCTCAGGACCCGGTCGCGCTCGGTCTCGCAGACCGTCGTCCCTCCGAGGCAGCAGCGCGCGTTGCAGCGCTCCACCGAAGCGCGTCGGACGTAGGCCTTGCGCAGGAAGCGCGCATGGATGCCTTTGACCCTAAGTCCCAGGTGATCGCGGACGATGCCGAAGAGCTTCTCCAGATCGGATGGCAAGGCGGTTTTCGGGCGCATGGGACCCTCCGGATGCCGTCACTATAGCGCCTCGGCGGCGTTCGTGGCGACGAGAACATCCCCCACTCTCGCGGCCACGTGCAGCGGCACCTCGGGTGGCAGCTCTTTTCTCAGCTTTTCGTAGCGCGGCGCTTCCATCAGGCACCAGGCGCGGCGGGCATTCGACAGGAGCCCCACGAGGTCGGCCTCGCGATCGACGAAGATCGGCGTCTTTCTCAGGTAGAAGGCCAGTCCGGCATGATCGCTTTCCCGGTAGTAGACCAGCGCGTCGCCGGGACGGACCCGCGGCGCGAGATGCTCCGCGGCCTCGCGGCTGCTCAGACACGCCGTGAGACGAGGCGCGTTCCCCCACAGCAGGGCCGGCATCAGGGCCAGGCTTCCCGAGGCCAGCAGGGTCACCGCCGACCCTGCCAGGCCGCGCCTGCGAAAGAACAGGGCCAGCAAAGCGCCGGCGAGTGCCGCGAGCGAGGCACACAGCAGGCTTTCCCTCAAACCCTCGGGAAGCGAGCCCAGCCCGGGAAGCCGCCAGAGCAGCAGCGCCATCGCCGTGCCAATCACCATGAGCAGGACCGGTCCCGAGCGGCCGGCCCGTCCGAGAGGCGCGACCAGCTGATGCTCGAAGCAACCGCCCACCAGCAAAGCGGCCGCCGGCAGCGCCGGCAATATGTAGGAAGGAAGCTTGCTTGCCGCCATGGAGAAGAAAACCAGCGGCACCACCAGCCAGGCGAGAAGCAGGATGTGCCCGCGTCCGGCGCCTCCCGGTGAGGCGCGGCGCGACCAGCCGCGCCAAAGCGCCGCCGGCAGCCAGGCCGACCAGGGGAGAAAGCCCGCGAACAGGACGACCGGGTAATAAAGGAGAGGCTGTGAGCGATGCTCGGGGGTCAGGAACCGGCCCAGGTTACCGGCCAGGAGGAACTCTCGGAGCAAGCCCGGATTGGATCGCGCCATGAACCCGAACCATGGGAGCACCATGCCGGCGAAGACCATGGCGCCGGATACCGGGCGCAGCCTGCGCCAGTGCCGCAGCCGGCCGCTCGCCACGAGATACGCTGCCAGCACGAGGAGGGGAACCAGGAAACCCACCGGCCCTTTGACGAGGACGGCGGCACCCAGACATGCCGCCGCCAGCAGCGGGATGATTCGTCCTTCTTCCCCTTCCAGCGCCTCGAAGCAGAGCATCAGCGCCAGCGTGCACAGGCTGGTCAGGATCATGTCGGTGACCGCGGCCCGTGCGAGCAGGAAGTATTCGAAGGAGGAAGCGAGGATGACGGCCGAGAGGATGCCGGCGCGCCGGCTCTTGTGGATCCGCGATCCGATCCGGTAGACGGCCAGAAGCCCGCCAAAGGCGGCCAGGGCGGAGGGCAGCCTGGCGCCGACCTCGCTCCAGCCGAAGAGGCGGAAGGACGCCATGAGGATCCAATAATAGAGGATGGGCTTGTCGAAAAGCGGCCGGCCGTACAATCGCGGCACCAGCAGGTTTCCGCTCGCCACCATCTCGCGGACCGACTCGGCATAGGCCGACTCGTCCGGATCGAGCAGCGCCGGCCGATCCAGAAAAAGAAGGAGCGGGACGAGCGCGGAGCACACCAGCAGCAGCGCGATCCAGGCCGCACGCCGCCGCGAAGCGGCGAGCGGATCGGCCCAGCTCTCGCTCATTTCCATGAAGATTTCCCATCGTCGGGCTTCCCGGCCGGATCCCGATCCAGCTCGATGCCGCAGCGCCGCAGCTCGCGCCAGGTTTCTTCCGCGCACAGCGCGCGCACTTCCGACTCCCAGTCGTAGCCCCAGGGATAATCGTGCGTCAAGGCCGGCTCCGGGTGGCCCGGGTGCACCATGAGCTCGGACCATCCCTCCGGAATCGCGCGCAGGATACTCCCCAGCGAAGAGATGCTCAGGTGGCCCGCTTCCGCCCCTCCGAAGAAGCGGTCGCACGAACGCGGTGCCCCGTTCAAAAGGGGGCAGCGGGCGACCAGGGACAGGGCCCTGCGCGCCAGGCGTCGCCCAGGACGCGCTCCCGGCAGTGCGGCCCCTTGCTCGCGGGGGACACGAATCCGCGGAATCCCGAACTCGCGGGCCAGCTCCAGCGCGATGACCCAGAGGTCCGGCAGCACGTGCAGATGCTGGTGGCTGTCGAGATGGGCCGGCTTCAATCCCGAGTCGAGCACGCGGCGGATCTGCGCGCGCCACTCCGAGAGCGCTTCCTCACGGTCGATCCAGCCGGCGAGCCAGGCCGGCAGGAACTCGCGCCACGATTCCCGGAACCTCCCGCCTTCCGGAGCGAGGCTGGGGATCCGCGCCGGATCCAGGACCGGGACCCCGCCCACCAGGGTGAGATGCACTCCCACCTTCAGCCCGGGCAGCCTGAGCGCCGTGGATACGGCGCCCTCCCAGCGCGCGGCATTCGCCAGCAGCGATGTGGAGGTGACGATTCCTTCCCGGTAGGCGGTGGCCACGCCGCGGTTGATTCCCGCGGACAGGCCGAAATCGTCGGCCACCACCAGCAGCCGCCTCACGGGATTCGCGGGATGAGCGTGCGCGACGGACTGCGGCGCCGCCGGAGGGCGCGCAGCTCGGGAAGCATGCGGAGCATCTCGGCGCACATGCGGCGGATGGTCGCGAGGCTGGAAAGCGTCGAGATCCCGCGGCTGCGGGGAAAGTAATCGACTCCCATCTGCAGGATGCGGCATCCCGCGTACTGGCAGCGGATCAGCAGCTCGGCATCGATGAAGGAGCTGTCGCTGCGCAGCGTGACGTGCTCGAAGATCTTCCGGCGGCACAGCTTGAAGGAAAAGTTGACGTCGCGGACCCGCAGGCCGAAAAGCGCCTTGATCAGGGCGTTCCATCCGAAAGAATAGAGGGTCCGGATGGGA
This window harbors:
- a CDS encoding serine/threonine-protein kinase, with amino-acid sequence MSLAPGTRLGPYEIVAPLGAGGMGEVYKARDTRLHRDVAVKMLPSIFAGSEQFRQRFQREAEAISSLNHPHICILHDVGTSPGSAEGSTLHYLVMELLEGETLAERLHRGMLALPEVLKVGRQIASALDAAHRRGIVHRDLKPGNIMLTKSGAKLLDFGLARTAQGEEAAVSGFGSASHLPTAMPTRGPLTAEGTILGTFQYMAPEQLEGAEADTRTDLFALGAVLYEMATGKRAFEGKSKTSLIASIVSSQPAPISSIAPMSPPALDHVVRRCLEKDPEDRWQSAHDIAAELQWIAEGGSAGVAAPVALRRRSREKLAWALAAVLGLAALGLGIAVVARTAPTVRVFRATINPPAGQSLIPFDELGLTLSPDGKTL
- a CDS encoding pirin family protein — encoded protein: MSIRPVKKLIQSKPTLEGAGVHLRRAFGFGNTSDFDPFLLLDDFRNDRPADYLAGFPWHPHRGIETITYVLSGWVEHGDSLGNRGVISAGDVQWMTAGSGIIHQEMPKGDPQGRMHGFQLWGNLPSSLKMTAPRYQEVKAAEIPHVTDDDGSQVRIVCGSFWGKKGPVEGVAADPVYLDISVPPGRRRSFPVETTRHAFAYVFAGAGKFCNASGPLAVPTEPVGWLDTTPPVEAENRSLVLFDSGDEVTVQAGEKGIRFLLVSGRPIEEPVAWYGPIVMNTQEQLRQAFDELQKGTFLKISR
- a CDS encoding glycosyltransferase family 39 protein, with amino-acid sequence MSESWADPLAASRRRAAWIALLLVCSALVPLLLFLDRPALLDPDESAYAESVREMVASGNLLVPRLYGRPLFDKPILYYWILMASFRLFGWSEVGARLPSALAAFGGLLAVYRIGSRIHKSRRAGILSAVILASSFEYFLLARAAVTDMILTSLCTLALMLCFEALEGEEGRIIPLLAAACLGAAVLVKGPVGFLVPLLVLAAYLVASGRLRHWRRLRPVSGAMVFAGMVLPWFGFMARSNPGLLREFLLAGNLGRFLTPEHRSQPLLYYPVVLFAGFLPWSAWLPAALWRGWSRRASPGGAGRGHILLLAWLVVPLVFFSMAASKLPSYILPALPAAALLVGGCFEHQLVAPLGRAGRSGPVLLMVIGTAMALLLWRLPGLGSLPEGLRESLLCASLAALAGALLALFFRRRGLAGSAVTLLASGSLALMPALLWGNAPRLTACLSSREAAEHLAPRVRPGDALVYYRESDHAGLAFYLRKTPIFVDREADLVGLLSNARRAWCLMEAPRYEKLRKELPPEVPLHVAARVGDVLVATNAAEAL
- a CDS encoding tryptophanase — translated: MPVIIEPFRIKVVEPINLSERPQRQRWLQEADYNLFGLPSERVTFDLLTDSGTSAMSAAQWGAMMIADESYAGSRSFQRFERVARDLTGYRHIIPTHQGRAAERILFQITVRPDSIIPSNSHFDTTRANIEFDKGEARDLVVDQAGNTASSYPFKGNIDLVRLEELCRRERARMPLAMLTITNNTGGGQPASLENIRECSAILRRHGIPFILDACRFAENAYFIKKREPGQERRSVAEIAHEIFRLADGCIFSGKKDGLVNMGGFLALNDDRLAAEAGNLLILTEGFPTYGGCAARDLEALAVGLEEVLDESYLEYRQATIRYLAEGLDRLGLPTVQPPGGHAVFIDARRVLPHIPPEQFPGQALACELYLAGGIRSCEIGSVMFGGTGKHSASAPARLELVRLALPRRVYTQSHVDRMLEIAAEVASRAGTLRGLEMTFCPPFLRHFTAKFRPLA
- a CDS encoding ChbG/HpnK family deacetylase: MRRLLVVADDFGLSAGINRGVATAYREGIVTSTSLLANAARWEGAVSTALRLPGLKVGVHLTLVGGVPVLDPARIPSLAPEGGRFRESWREFLPAWLAGWIDREEALSEWRAQIRRVLDSGLKPAHLDSHQHLHVLPDLWVIALELAREFGIPRIRVPREQGAALPGARPGRRLARRALSLVARCPLLNGAPRSCDRFFGGAEAGHLSISSLGSILRAIPEGWSELMVHPGHPEPALTHDYPWGYDWESEVRALCAEETWRELRRCGIELDRDPAGKPDDGKSSWK